A genomic region of Irregularibacter muris contains the following coding sequences:
- the coaD gene encoding pantetheine-phosphate adenylyltransferase codes for MNIGVYPGSFDPVTNGHLDIIERAANIFDKVIVAVLKNPNKNPFFLVEEKIELLKSTTQHFDNVEIDTFSGLLIDFMKAKNAKVIVKGLRAVSDFEYEFQMALMNRKLAPDVETVFMMTNSQYSYLSSSIIKEVSSFNGCIKGLVPESVEKAIKEKLNR; via the coding sequence GTGAATATAGGAGTTTATCCTGGGAGCTTTGATCCAGTTACCAATGGTCATTTGGATATTATTGAAAGAGCTGCCAATATTTTTGACAAGGTAATTGTAGCGGTATTAAAAAATCCAAATAAAAATCCATTTTTTTTAGTAGAAGAAAAAATAGAACTATTAAAAAGCACGACACAACATTTCGATAATGTGGAAATTGATACCTTTTCAGGACTATTAATTGACTTTATGAAAGCTAAAAACGCTAAGGTGATTGTAAAGGGTCTAAGAGCTGTTTCGGATTTTGAATATGAATTTCAAATGGCTTTAATGAATAGAAAATTAGCCCCAGATGTGGAAACTGTTTTTATGATGACCAATAGTCAATATTCCTATTTGAGTTCAAGTATTATTAAAGAAGTCTCCAGCTTCAATGGTTGTATAAAAGGATTAGTACCAGAAAGTGTTGAGAAAGCGATTAAAGAGAAATTAAATAGGTAA
- the rsmD gene encoding 16S rRNA (guanine(966)-N(2))-methyltransferase RsmD: MRVITGSARGTHLFTPKGDRIRPTADRIKEALFSILGGRTREAIFVDGFAGIGSMGIEALSRGADKCFFIDNHKESIDMITKNLHKTNLIDKAEIIHKDIQSAIKTVAMHVEKVDIIFLDPPYLKGLITSSLEAIVKNNILHSDSWIIFEHDKTEIHQEEISGLVCFRQQTYGNTTLSFYKKGGTTE, translated from the coding sequence ATGAGAGTAATTACAGGAAGTGCGAGAGGAACACATTTGTTTACGCCAAAAGGTGATAGAATTAGGCCAACTGCAGATCGTATTAAGGAGGCACTATTTAGTATACTAGGTGGTAGGACCAGAGAGGCAATCTTTGTAGATGGTTTTGCGGGAATTGGTAGTATGGGTATAGAGGCATTAAGCAGAGGGGCGGACAAGTGTTTTTTTATCGATAATCATAAAGAAAGCATTGATATGATTACTAAGAATTTACATAAGACAAATTTGATAGATAAAGCAGAAATTATCCATAAAGATATTCAAAGTGCCATTAAAACAGTAGCTATGCACGTTGAAAAGGTAGATATAATTTTTTTAGATCCTCCCTATCTCAAGGGACTTATTACTTCTTCATTAGAGGCAATTGTAAAAAATAATATTTTACACTCCGATAGTTGGATAATTTTCGAACATGATAAGACAGAAATACACCAAGAGGAAATTAGTGGACTAGTATGCTTTAGACAACAAACCTATGGAAATACTACTCTTTCATTTTACAAAAAAGGAGGAACAACAGAGTGA
- a CDS encoding alpha/beta-type small acid-soluble spore protein — MANQNNSGRNRVLVPEARKSLDQFKLEVANELGIANYDGQDKGNLSSRQNGYVGGYMVKKMIEQVQRNMTGK; from the coding sequence ATGGCGAATCAAAACAATAGTGGAAGAAATAGAGTACTAGTGCCTGAAGCTAGAAAAAGCTTAGATCAATTTAAATTAGAAGTAGCTAATGAATTGGGAATAGCAAATTATGATGGTCAAGATAAAGGCAATTTGTCTTCTAGACAAAATGGCTATGTAGGTGGATATATGGTAAAGAAAATGATTGAGCAAGTTCAAAGAAATATGACAGGAAAATAA